In Humulus lupulus chromosome 7, drHumLupu1.1, whole genome shotgun sequence, the following are encoded in one genomic region:
- the LOC133791752 gene encoding uncharacterized protein LOC133791752: MGPQGNFPSNIEVNPKEQCNAISLRSGKKLEEPVKKSIPAPKVEVENEGKVEEEVIEDLEKNQSPVSYEHRIKIPYPQRLQKKTLDKQFSKFLEIFRKLHINIPFAEALEKMPSYVKRLKLGEARPTTVTLQLADRSIAHPRGIIEDVLVKVDKFIFPADFIVLDMEEDANVPIILGRPFLAIGRALIDVQKGELRLRVQNEEISFNVFTTT, translated from the exons atggg GCCTCAAGGAAATTTTCCAAGTAATATAGAGGTGAATCCTAAAGAGCAGTGCAATGCAATCTCTTTGAGGAGTGGGAAGAAGTTGGAAGAGCCAGTCAAGAAGTCTATACCTGCACCAAAAGTTGAAGTTGAGAATGAGGGTAAGGTAGAAGAAGAGGTTATTGAAGACCTTGAAAAGAATCAGTCACCAGTGAGTTATGAGCACCGCAtcaagattccatatcctcagCGACTTCAAAAGAAGACACTTGACAAACAATTTTCGAAGTTTCTAGAAATTTTTcgaaaacttcacattaacataccTTTTGCCGAGGCACTTGAaaaaatgccaagttatgtgaa AAGATTGAAGCTTGGGGAAGCAAGACCTACAACAGTGACTCTTCAGTTGGCAGACAGATCAATAGCACATCCtcggggtattattgaagatgttttGGTAAAAGTGGACAAGTTTATCTTCCCAGCAGACTTTATTgtacttgatatggaggaggatgccaACGTCCCAATCATTCTTGGAAGACCATTCTTAGCCATAGGACGAGCTTTAATCGACGTACAAAAGGGGGAGTTAAGGTTGCGAGTCCAAAATGAGGAAATAAGTTTTAATGTTTTTACAACAACTTAA